Proteins encoded together in one Telopea speciosissima isolate NSW1024214 ecotype Mountain lineage chromosome 4, Tspe_v1, whole genome shotgun sequence window:
- the LOC122657574 gene encoding glutaredoxin-C13-like, with amino-acid sequence MMEKVMRLASEKGVVMFSKSSCCMCYSVKILFHELCVNLMVHELDQDPEGKEMEGALMRMGCSTGVPAVFIGATLVGSTNEVMSLHLGGTLVPLIRPYQVMS; translated from the coding sequence ATGGAGAAGGTGATGAGATTGGCCTCAGAAAAAGGAGTTGTGATGTTTAGTAAGAGCTCATGTTGCATGTGCTATTCGGTCAAGATTCTTTTCCATGAACTTTGTGTGAATCTCATGGTTCATGAGCTCGACCAGGACCCTGAAGGAAAGGAAATGGAGGGGGCACTTATGAGGATGGGTTGCAGCACAGGTGTGCCAGCAGTCTTCATCGGTGCTACATTGGTGGGATCAACAAATGAAGTTATGTCGCTCCACCTTGGTGGCACACTTGTTCCATTGATCAGACCATATCAAGTCATGTCCTAA
- the LOC122657577 gene encoding monothiol glutaredoxin-S11-like, producing the protein MEKVIRLASEKGVVMFSKSSCCMCYTVETLFHELCVNPMIHELDHDPEGREMERALMRMGCSAPVPVVFIDGKLMGSTNEIMSLHLNGTLARLIKPYQVMS; encoded by the coding sequence ATGGAGAAGGTAATTAGATTGGCCTCAGAGAAGGGAGTTGTGATGTTTAGTAAGAGCTCATGTTGCATGTGTTATACGGTCGAGACTCTTTTCCATGAACTTTGTGTGAACCCCATGATTCACGAGCTCGACCATGACCCTGAAGGAAGGGAAATGGAGAGGGCACTCATGAGGATGGGTTGCAGTGCACCTGTGCCCGTGGTCTTCATCGATGGTAAGTTGATGGGATCGACGAATGAAATTATGTCCCTTCACCTTAATGGCACTCTTGCTCGGTTGATCAAACCATATCAAGTTATGTCCTAA
- the LOC122657578 gene encoding monothiol glutaredoxin-S11-like, whose protein sequence is MEKVIRLASEKGVVMFSKSSCCMCYTVETLFHELCVNPMIHELDHDPEGREMERALMRMGCSAPVPTVFIGGKLMGSTNEIMSLHLNGTLARLIGPYQVMS, encoded by the coding sequence ATGGAGAAGGTAATTAGATTGGCCTCAGAGAAGGGAGTTGTGATGTTTAGTAAGAGCTCATGTTGCATGTGTTATACGGTCGAGACTCTTTTCCATGAACTTTGTGTGAACCCCATGATTCACGAGCTCGACCATGACCCTGAAGGAAGGGAAATGGAGAGGGCACTCATGAGGATGGGTTGCAGCGCACCTGTGCCCACGGTCTTCATCGGTGGTAAGTTGATGGGGTCGACGAACGAAATTATGTCCCTTCACCTTAATGGCACTCTTGCTCGGTTGATCGGACCATATCAAGTTATGTCCTAA
- the LOC122657575 gene encoding glutaredoxin-C13-like, with translation MEKVMRLASEKGVVMFSKSSCCMCYSVNILFHELCVNLMVHELDHDPEGREMERALMRMGCSTSVPTVFIGGKLMGSTNEVMSLHLSGTLVPLIRPYQVMS, from the coding sequence GAGATTGGCCTCAGAGAAGGGAGTGGTGATGTTTAGTAAGAGCTCATGTTGCATGTGTTACTCGGTCAACATTCTTTTCCATGAACTTTGTGTGAACCTCATGGTTCATGAGCTCGACCATGACCCTGAAGGAAGGGAAATGGAGAGGGCACTTATGAGGATGGGTTGCAGCACAAGTGTGCCAACGGTCTTCATTGGTGGTAAGTTGATGGGATCGACGAATGAAGTTATGTCCCTCCACCTTAGTGGCACACTTGTTCCATTAATCAGACCATATCAAGTTATGTCCTAA